A portion of the Malania oleifera isolate guangnan ecotype guangnan chromosome 3, ASM2987363v1, whole genome shotgun sequence genome contains these proteins:
- the LOC131151282 gene encoding zinc finger BED domain-containing protein RICESLEEPER 2-like, translating to MVIERCLLEWGVDNVFTMIVDNASSNDVAIAYIKRKVSNWRKDILGGKFLHMRCIAHIINLVVQEGLKEMGDSIARIRDAVRYVRHSLARLKNFKRCAEVEKVEYKKMLCLDVSTRWNSTYLMLDTAQRYEMACERFRDEDPSFRIELETRDGIPSSFDWEKVRKFVMFLEHFYELTIRVSGSLYVTSNTFFDEISGIDCLLKQRENSDDLKLSLMSMKMKDKYNKYWGNIDKMNMLIFVASILDPRCKLGFVQYALSTMYEGDKGFLVGQMVQDTTFELFAEYKKLSQFKNEESNTSETSSSTCSTGQGEAAERKFKVLY from the coding sequence ATGGTCATTGAGAGGTGTTTGCTTGAATGGGGAGTTGATAATGTGTTTACAATGATTGTAGATAATGCAAGTTCAAATGATGTTGCCATTGCCtacataaaaagaaaagtttcaaattggagAAAAGACATTCTAGGGGGCAAATTCTTACATATGAGATGCATTGCACatataattaacctagttgtgcaAGAAGGTTTGAAAGAAATGGGGGATTCAATTGCTCGTATTAGAGATGCAGTCAGATATGTTAGGCATTCACTTGCTAGGTTGAAAAATTTCAAGCGTTGTGCAGAAGTAGAAAAAGTAGAATACAAAAAGATGTTATGCTTAGATGTTAGCACTCGATGGAATTCTACTTATCTAATGCTAGACACAGCTCAAAGATATGAAATGGCTTGTGAAAGGTTTAGGGATGAAGATCCTTCATTTAGAATTGAGCTTGAGACTAGGGATGGCATACCAAGTAGTTTTGATTGGGAAAAAGTCAGaaaatttgtgatgtttttgGAACACTTCTATGAACTCACTATACGAGTTTCAGGTTCTTTGTATGTTACAAGTAATACATTTTTTGATGAAATTAGTGGGATTGATTGTCTTCTAAAGCAGCGGGAAAATAGTGATGACCTAAAGTTGAGtttaatgagcatgaaaatgaaggataaatacaacaagtactgGGGAAACATTGACAAAATGAATATGTTGATCTTTGTTGCATCTATTCTTGATCCTAGATGTAAGTTGGGATTTGTGCAATATGCTCTTTCTACTATGTATGAAGGTGACAAGGGTTTTTTGGTGGGTCAAATGGTTCAGGATACAACATTTGAATTGTTTGCTGAGTATAAAAAGTTATCACAATttaaaaatgaagaatcaaacaCAAGTGAAACTTCAAGCTCCACTTGCTCCACTGGTCAAGGTGAAGCAGCagaacgaaagttcaaagttttgtATTAA